The genomic stretch ACAGAAAGAGAAAGCGGATTCGCGAGAAAGTCGAGAATTGCCGGCATGGCGCTTGACGGCAGGGTCTACAGTCAGCAGATCATCCTTGCAGAGCTGAGGGCCCTGCTAGTTGAGAGGGCTGCGGCCAGAAACCAGGTTGGTTACAGGCAACTGACAGCAATTATTGACGAGAAAGGAGCATTTGGATTCTTCGGAAACAAGCCGCTTGCTGAATTGTATAAGAGCTCCTTTTCCGGGAAGGTCGAGAACGCCAAGATGCCTGCTTCGAAAAAGGAATTCGCCGAAAAGATTGAAAACGCGATTGAATGCCTCGAAGATTTTTGAAGGTGATCAAGCTGAATGCCCAGGAAGTTAACGGAAAAGCAAAGCTTATCTTGTCTGAGATGAACAAGGTGGTCGTAGGCAAGAATGATGTCGTCATGAAGATGCTGGCGGCCATTTTTGCAAACGGCCACATACTCATTGAGGATTTTCCCGGACTGGCCAAGACACTGATTGCGAGAAGTTTCGCAGCAGTTATAGGCTGCGACTTCCGCAGAATCCAATTCACACCGGACCTCCTTCCTTCCGATGTCACCGGCTCAAGCATACTGAACAGGAAGAGCAACGAGTTCGAATTAAGAAAGGGACCCGTATTCACAAACATTCTCCTCGCCGACGAAATAAACAGGGCGCCGCCGAAAACGCAATCCGCCCTGCTCGAGGCGATGCAGGAAAGACAGGCGACAATAGAGGGCAAGACGTACGGCATTGAGAAGCCCTTCATCGTAATGGCAACTCAGAATCCCATTGAATATGAAGGCACGTATCCGTTGCCTGAAGCACAGCTTGACAGGTTCATGATGAAGATATCCGTCGGATACCCTACGAAGGATGAGGAAGCTTCGGTATTGAGCAGAAGGAGAGAGCGGAAAATTGAAGGTTTCGAAATCTCCCCCGCAATAGATCGGGAAACACTGCTGTCGATACAGAGAGAGACAGAGGAAGTGCACGTATCGCGGGAGATTGAACAGTACATCGTGGATGTCGTC from Candidatus Sysuiplasma acidicola encodes the following:
- a CDS encoding MoxR family ATPase, which codes for MPRRFLKVIKLNAQEVNGKAKLILSEMNKVVVGKNDVVMKMLAAIFANGHILIEDFPGLAKTLIARSFAAVIGCDFRRIQFTPDLLPSDVTGSSILNRKSNEFELRKGPVFTNILLADEINRAPPKTQSALLEAMQERQATIEGKTYGIEKPFIVMATQNPIEYEGTYPLPEAQLDRFMMKISVGYPTKDEEASVLSRRRERKIEGFEISPAIDRETLLSIQRETEEVHVSREIEQYIVDVVRATRMHRSVEIGASPRGSLSLMRLSMAGACVRGRDFVTPDDVKEYAVNALAHRLILKPDPWLRGVKSEQIVSELLEQVNVPKVD